Sequence from the Symbiopectobacterium purcellii genome:
TTGGCGCGTTTCGATCACCTGTCCGGTGATCCCTTCCCCCGGCAGGTAGACCCCCTTCTCCACTTCTTGCGGTGAGAGTCCGTAACTTTCATGGATATAAATGCGATCGCTGCTGGTGTCGTACAGCGTGATCATCGCGCGGATCACCTGCATGTGTTTTTGCATCAATTGCAGGACCAGTTTGAGGGTTTTGGAAAGATCGCCCTCGGTGCTCACCACTTTGCTGACTTCAGACAGCAGCGGCATCAGTTCTGAGCGGCATTCACCCAATTTACAACTGAAAGACAGCGGTGTCTCCAAGGGTGACAGCATATCCGTCACACCACGTTTTCTTTCCAGGCGCATTTTATCTCTCCCGACAAATCCCCATTCTTACGTAGCAGAGTGAATCACATCAGGTCAGAAGCATTGGTATCCTAGTCGCAGGCTCTTATGCACAGTCCCGGTAAAAACCTGCAAAATCAGCGCCAATGCAGGCAAAATCAACTTTTTTATAATTAATTGATAATTAATGAGATAAAAACCACCTCCCCCCCAACGCACCGGCAATATGTTCTGTTAAGAACATTCCTGTTCTATTTGGGACGTCAACGAACGTTTTCAGACATGCCGTGGCATCACCACGACACAAAATGTTCCATCTGCACGCGGCTCACTCACAATGCTGAATTCACGCGCATCAAGCGTGGCAAACCACTTCGGTAAATGATCGCAAATCACATCCAGACGTCGAAATTGCTTTTGTTGCAGGAAGGGTTGTAATAACCGCCGTGAGGTGTGCCCCTCATGGCTGTTTGCCAGTGCCTCTATCAGATTGAAGTGAAAATCCCCGCTCTGTTTGCCCGGCTGAAAATAGGTCTCAGGGTGGAGTGGCGTCACGGGCGAGGAGGCGTGGATACGCTCCGCGATACCATCGAGAAGCGGAGCCGGTTTGCCGCTGCCTCGCCACATGGTAATCCCTCTGCCATCAAGCCAGGCCAGCAACACGCCCTGAATCTCCCGCGCGACAATGTGACGACACTCGGGTAACGCCTCCAGCATCGTCACGGTTTGCTGACGCAAAGCCGCCAATGACATTGATGCGGTTGATGGGCAAGGGACTTCACGGCAGCATTGCCAGCCAGAACGTAACGGGACAAACAGTGTCGCCACGCCGGGCTGCCCGAGCGCCGTTATCATTCCCTGAGGGTCGAGATACGCGGCGATATAAAGCGGGGGGAACCGGCCCTTATCAAAAGCCATGCTGTTTCCCCCTCATGGCGTCGATGTTGATGCGTATCACCAGCGTGGCTTGCAGATTGGCGTCAGGGAACGCGTAGTGGCGATCGGTAAACCCCGCCATCAATCGCTGCAAAATGGGGATTTTCTCCTGATTATCGTTGATGAACTGTGCTTTCCCCAACCCAATCACCGTTCGATGCCGCGCCTCAAAGTTACAGGCCAGCGCATCCTCTACCACGCCACCATAATGAGAAATGGCAAAACACAGGGTATTGTTACGTTTAAGCCATTCAATCTTGCTGCCACTGCGCGCGGAGTGAAAGTAGAGAGCGGTGCCATCCCAGACATAGAAAACCGGCACCAGAAAGGGCACATCATTATTAGCCAGCGCAATGTACATCACGCGCTCTTCGCGCAAAATGGCATCCAGTACGGTGGGATCGGTGATCTCACGTTCATCTCGCCGCATGTCGTGATGGGGGAAATCGGCCAGCGCCGGGTTAACAGGCGTATTCATCCTCTGTTCTCCCGCAAGTGGTCAAGCGCCGGTGAGCGTTTTTGTTCCGCCACAATCAGCGCATCCAATGCCTCACACACGGAAAGAATCCGCGCTTTATCCTGCTCGTCCGGCGTGCCATGGTAGTAATCATCAATGGAGCAAATGCCGAAAAGTGCATCCAGCGCGGCAATATCCTCGCTTAACGCCAAGGTAAACTTCACTTTCTCCGAGGCACTGGTCAGCAGGCTACGGTAGTTGTGATTCATCGGCATGATGTTATGCAGCGCACACAGGGCAATCAGGTAGCACTCCACCGCCAGCGATGCCACGTTAAACACCAGACTGACAGACGATGATTGTGGTGCCAACAACAGGGCGCGGCGGTGATAGCCACGCGCATGTTCATAACACCGCATGAACCGTTGTTCATCGCTTTCAAACAGCAATCCTGACATCATTTCCTCCCGAACAGGGCACCGATTCCCGGTGCCTGATGACATGTCGCAAGAACGGAAACCGCCGACTTACCAGACGTTAAGCAACCACTCCTTGTTCTTTTTGTATTCCATGTCGGTAAACAGGCTGTTTGCCATTTGCTCCGCCAACCAGATAGCCCCGGCGTACCCGACAACCGGATGGCGGTAATGTCCCGCCCGGTCATAGGTAGGGAAACCGACTCTGACCATGGGTATCTGGTTATCAATCGCGGTGAAACGGCCTTTAGAGTGCCCGAGGATCAGATCCAATTGCAGATCGTTTTGGGTAATACGCTGCTCCATCTCCCACAGATCCGCATTGGTAATGATCTCCATATCATGGGACACCCCATCGCGCAGCGCGTGAATGCGGGGATCGTTGACATACCCGGCATTGTCATCGCCCAGCAGCAACAGCACAGGCTTCATTTCCAGATCGAGACAAAATTCCGCCAGCCCGATCACCAAATCGGGGTTGCCGTAAATCGCTACCCGTTTGTCGGCAAGAAACATATGCACCAGGTCTGTCAGGGCATCCAGGGCGATCCCACGCTCCCGCACCAGTGAAGGCGGAATGGGTTTTCCCGTCAGGGTTTTCAGGTTATGCAACAACGTGTCCGTGTTACGAATACCTATCGGCGTCGGGCCAATAAGGGTCGGGATCTGGAACTTATCTGCCAGATAATTCGCCGCCTTGCCCCCTTCATAGCGATTGAGTGCCAGCGTCGCGCTGGCATTGGCCGTGTCGGTCAAATCAGCGATGGTCGTATTGCCGTGTGACACGGTATTACCGGATGGCATCAACGGTGAGTCGAAATCTTCAATCTCGAACAGTACAGTGGCATCAATCGCCATCTCCGAGAGCAGATGTTTCAACGCCGTCACATCACCGGGGTTCGCCCAACCGGTAATCAGATTGAGTTTGCCGTTAGGCTCCCCTTTTCGGGCAAAATACTTAACGATATCGCGTACCGCCAGATCGTACCCGCTGATCATGCTGCCCACAAAACTTGGCGTGTGGATAGGAATCAGATGCACTTCGCGACCGGCGTATTTCTCTTTAAGCAACCCATCGTTGAGCTTGCGCACCACGCCGTCCACATCATCGCCAATCACCTCTGTGGAACAGGTGGTAATAATTGGGATAACCTTGACGTGAGGGTAACGCATCAGTAAAACGTCGACCGCTTGTTCTACGCGATCCAGCGCACCAAACACCGCTCCGTCTTCATGTACCGAGGATGAAGCGATTTCAAAGCTCTCTTTCAGATGCTGAGAAATCAGCAAACGGACAAACATCACGCATCCCTGACCGCCATGCACAATACCGATACAATCCTTGATGCCGATACTCACATACTGTGCCCCTGCCGGTTGGCAGGTAAAAATGGGGTTGATGACCCCCGTGCGATCTTTCGCTTTCAGTTCACAGGACATGGCTAACCTCATTAATAGCGCTGGTCGGTCAGTTCGGCATTCAACGAACCGGTAATGGTTAAATAATCAAGACGCTGATGTAAAGCGTGCATGAGCGTGGCAATAGCGTCAGTGGGCATCTCCGCCAGCCACTTGAAACGCTTACGCCAGGTATCGGCCAGCACCACCGCATCCGCCCAGTAGCAGCGATCGGCAGGCGTTGACAGATCTACCGCTTCACCACACAGCAATTGTCGGGTTTTACCTAACACACCAGCGTTCTGCTTTTCCCGATCCCAATTGCGGGAATGAAACTGCCACAGACAGTGCTTCATGATGTAATCCACCAGCGCTTCAACCTGTTGTTCCTGGGTCATACCGCCTCCTGTCGCTGCGGCTTGTCTTGGGAAAAATCGGGGTATTCGCGCTGACGTAATTTGGTCACGCTGTCAAAGCCGCCGGTATACTCCCGTAAGTTGGGATCCTGACGGATGTCTTCACTCAACGCGGTATCCGAAATCATCCGTGCCGTAGCAAAACCGCGATCGGCTGGGATCGCATGTTCACTGATATCCAGCATCGAGAGCTGATGAATCGGCGAATAAATGGCGTTGTAAATATCCCGCGCAAAACGCACCCAGCCTTCAAACCCTTTGTAAGGGCCGTTGTGATAAGCGTGGGCATTGAGGTAGGGCACCCGAATTTTCTTCGCCACTTCACCGGGCCGTTTTCCGGTAAAGATCACATCCGGCTTCAGGGTATACATGGCCTCCAGTGACTCCAGTTCATTGGGATCATCAATCGCCAACGCCCCGGCTTCACAGCGTGCAATCCCTTTTTCCATATCGCCCTGATGACCAAATTTGGTGTATACCGAGACCACTTCCACGCCCATCTCTTCATGGATAACGTGCGCCCAGTGCCACAGCTTGGAACCTCCAGGCCACAGACAGACTTTCTTCCCGTGCAAACGCGCCTTATACCACTCCAGTTCGGGTTTCCAGCGGGCCACCTCTTCGTCGATAATGGCTTGTGCCCGGTCTTCAATGCCAAAAAACAAACCAATCTTGCGCAGCGAATCAGAGAGTGGGCCAAAACCAAAACCATCAATATCCAAACGCGGTATGCCGTAACGCACCCGTAACTCATTACAGATGTATTCCGCTGAACGGGCGCACTCCAGCACATTCAGGTGCGCTTTGTGCATCGCCCGCAGGTCATCATAGGAACCATTACCGGTAAAGGTAGAGAGCACCTGAATCCCCATGCGTTTGAAATAATCCGCCATCACCTCTTGATCGCCTTGAATGTTATATTCACCCACATAGTTGATGACGTAATCGCTGGTAATGGTCGGTTCAACCGTGCCCACTTTTTGATTGATCCAGGCGATATTAATCTTGTGATGACCACCAGACTGACTTGGCCCGGCAAACCCGGGTGAGTTGCAGACAAAAATATCGACATCGGGGCGCTCATCCATCACTTCCTGCGCGATCGCAGCAATATCATCACCGATCAGCGCCGAAGCGCAGGTTTGATAGATCGTCATGCGTTTGATCGCAGGATGCGCATCAAAGGCTTCAATGATGTTCTTTTTCAGCACCTTCTCCGCGCCAAACACGATGTGTTTTTCTTTCATGTCGGTCGCGAAGGTATATTTCAGCTGGAAGTTGTCGTTATCACTGATATAGCGCTTGGTCTGCCAGGTATCATAGGTGCACCCGACAGGGCCGTGACTGATGTGAATAACATCCTTCATCGGTGTGCCAATCACATGCTTGGCCCCACAGTATGCGCAACCTCGTTCTGAAATGGTGCCCGGGATGGTGTTGAGATATCCCTGCGGCAACGCAGAGGTGATATCTTCACCCTCACCTTTCAACACGGCATGCTGTTTACGTTCAGGAATGCATTTACTGCATTCAAACTCATGGTACGGCATAATTTTTCTCCCATAAGGGCAAGGCAGAATAACGGCAGCGAATAAGGGAATATGGCAGTGCGCGGAATTAATCCATCATTCCGTATTTCACAACCATTTTTTCCAATTGATCCATGGACAACGGTGTCGGTATGACAAAATCATCATTCTCAATAATCTTGCGTCCCAACTCTCGGTATTCCTGTGCCTGATTCGCCGCTGAATCAAATTCCGTGACCGTTTTCTTATTAAACTCAGCCTTCTGAACAATATTGTCACGCGGAACAAAATGGATCATTTTGGTACCAATGGCGGCGGTAAATTCCTCGATGAACTCTTTTTCACCGTCCACATTCCTGCTATTACAAATAATACCTCCCAGCCGAACGCCACTCTGTTTGGCGTACTTCACCAACCCTTTACAAATATTATTGGCAGCATAAATGGCCATCATTTCACCGGAAGCGACGATATACACTTCCTGTGCCTTCCCATCGCGGATAGGCATGGCAAACCCGCCGCACACCACATCCCCCAGGACATCAAAGAAGATAAAGTCCAGATCGTCTGTATAGGCCTTATTATCTTCCATCAGATCGATAGCGGTAATAACGCCGCGTCCGGCACAGCCAACGCCAGGCTCTGGACCACCTGATTCCACGCAGCGAATATCAAACACGCCGGTTTTTACCACCATCTCATTGGTAATTTTTTCAGCACCCTGATCGCGTAACATATCCATTAATGTTTCTTGCGGTTTCCCCCCTAAAATAAGCCGCGTTGAATCCGCTTTAGGATCGCAGCCGTGAATAAAGACTTTTTTGCCATGGAAATAGGCCAAAGCAGCTGCCGTATTTTGTGTGGTGGTCGATTTACCGATCCCCCCTTTACCATAAATAGCCAATTTACGCGTCATTCTTTCTCTCCCATAAATAAAAACATTGAGTAAGTATCACTGGGTATGCCAGGAAGAAATTGCAAAACCGGGGCCACTCAGAGAAATAAAGGAGAAAAAGCACTAAAATCGGCGACCGATTTGAGCCTATCGGCTGAATTTATTGCAGTTATTTTTTATTGGCAGAAGGAATAATGCGATAACAATGAGAGACAGAGAAAGATGATATTCCCGCTGGCTGTTCATTAATGAACTTTTTACCAGCGAGATGTTCGGCAATGGAAATTTTAGGTGTGCAGCTGATCCAGCCAGCGCGTCATCACCTGTTGTGCCGCCAGCGCCAACGACGCGGAAGCGTGCGCCGCCTGCTGGCGCAGCTCGCCCAATGAAAGTCCGGCTAATTCCAGCTCACAGGCGTGCCCAACCAACCACCCTTCCAGTCCGGTTTGGCTCACCTCAGGATGGAACTGAAGGCCAAGTGCATGTTTACCCAAACTAAAGGCTTGATTATCACATACCTGGCTGCCCGCCAGCCGTATCGCTGAATCCGGAATCTCAAAGCGATCGCCGTGCCAGTGCAACACAGGAATATCCGATAGCGGAGCCAACACAGCGGCTTGCGGCGCTGACGACAATTGGATGGGGCCATAACCAATCTCTTTCACCCCCATCGGTGCCACGCGGGCGCCAAGCGCTCGTGCCATCAATTGAGCCCCCAGGCAAATACCCAGCACCGGGCGCTGCTGCGCCAGCCGTTGCCGAATAATCGCCAGTTCCTGGCTCAAAAAGGGGTAACCCGTTTCATCATTGGCGCTGATCGGCCCCCCCAGCACAATCAACACATCGGCGTGCAGAGGATCGAACGTCGCCAAAGCGGTGATGGGCGTATCGATATAGTGATACTGATAACCACATTCATGAAGCGTATCGCCCAGTGTGCCCAGGTCTTCAAAAGGCACATGTCGAAAAACAACCACAGTTTTCATCGAAAGCTCCTTTGTCGCGAATGAAAAACAGCCGTTATCTGTCATGCAAAATACTGGCCTGTTCTTCCGGTCTTTGGCACGCC
This genomic interval carries:
- a CDS encoding Fe-only nitrogenase accessory AnfO family protein, with product MAFDKGRFPPLYIAAYLDPQGMITALGQPGVATLFVPLRSGWQCCREVPCPSTASMSLAALRQQTVTMLEALPECRHIVAREIQGVLLAWLDGRGITMWRGSGKPAPLLDGIAERIHASSPVTPLHPETYFQPGKQSGDFHFNLIEALANSHEGHTSRRLLQPFLQQKQFRRLDVICDHLPKWFATLDAREFSIVSEPRADGTFCVVVMPRHV
- a CDS encoding pyridoxamine 5'-phosphate oxidase family protein; the protein is MNTPVNPALADFPHHDMRRDEREITDPTVLDAILREERVMYIALANNDVPFLVPVFYVWDGTALYFHSARSGSKIEWLKRNNTLCFAISHYGGVVEDALACNFEARHRTVIGLGKAQFINDNQEKIPILQRLMAGFTDRHYAFPDANLQATLVIRINIDAMRGKQHGF
- the anfK gene encoding Fe-only nitrogenase subunit beta translates to MSCELKAKDRTGVINPIFTCQPAGAQYVSIGIKDCIGIVHGGQGCVMFVRLLISQHLKESFEIASSSVHEDGAVFGALDRVEQAVDVLLMRYPHVKVIPIITTCSTEVIGDDVDGVVRKLNDGLLKEKYAGREVHLIPIHTPSFVGSMISGYDLAVRDIVKYFARKGEPNGKLNLITGWANPGDVTALKHLLSEMAIDATVLFEIEDFDSPLMPSGNTVSHGNTTIADLTDTANASATLALNRYEGGKAANYLADKFQIPTLIGPTPIGIRNTDTLLHNLKTLTGKPIPPSLVRERGIALDALTDLVHMFLADKRVAIYGNPDLVIGLAEFCLDLEMKPVLLLLGDDNAGYVNDPRIHALRDGVSHDMEIITNADLWEMEQRITQNDLQLDLILGHSKGRFTAIDNQIPMVRVGFPTYDRAGHYRHPVVGYAGAIWLAEQMANSLFTDMEYKKNKEWLLNVW
- the anfG gene encoding Fe-only nitrogenase subunit delta, producing the protein MTQEQQVEALVDYIMKHCLWQFHSRNWDREKQNAGVLGKTRQLLCGEAVDLSTPADRCYWADAVVLADTWRKRFKWLAEMPTDAIATLMHALHQRLDYLTITGSLNAELTDQRY
- the anfD gene encoding nitrogenase iron-iron protein, alpha chain, with amino-acid sequence MPYHEFECSKCIPERKQHAVLKGEGEDITSALPQGYLNTIPGTISERGCAYCGAKHVIGTPMKDVIHISHGPVGCTYDTWQTKRYISDNDNFQLKYTFATDMKEKHIVFGAEKVLKKNIIEAFDAHPAIKRMTIYQTCASALIGDDIAAIAQEVMDERPDVDIFVCNSPGFAGPSQSGGHHKINIAWINQKVGTVEPTITSDYVINYVGEYNIQGDQEVMADYFKRMGIQVLSTFTGNGSYDDLRAMHKAHLNVLECARSAEYICNELRVRYGIPRLDIDGFGFGPLSDSLRKIGLFFGIEDRAQAIIDEEVARWKPELEWYKARLHGKKVCLWPGGSKLWHWAHVIHEEMGVEVVSVYTKFGHQGDMEKGIARCEAGALAIDDPNELESLEAMYTLKPDVIFTGKRPGEVAKKIRVPYLNAHAYHNGPYKGFEGWVRFARDIYNAIYSPIHQLSMLDISEHAIPADRGFATARMISDTALSEDIRQDPNLREYTGGFDSVTKLRQREYPDFSQDKPQRQEAV
- the nifH gene encoding nitrogenase iron protein yields the protein MTRKLAIYGKGGIGKSTTTQNTAAALAYFHGKKVFIHGCDPKADSTRLILGGKPQETLMDMLRDQGAEKITNEMVVKTGVFDIRCVESGGPEPGVGCAGRGVITAIDLMEDNKAYTDDLDFIFFDVLGDVVCGGFAMPIRDGKAQEVYIVASGEMMAIYAANNICKGLVKYAKQSGVRLGGIICNSRNVDGEKEFIEEFTAAIGTKMIHFVPRDNIVQKAEFNKKTVTEFDSAANQAQEYRELGRKIIENDDFVIPTPLSMDQLEKMVVKYGMMD
- a CDS encoding glutamine amidotransferase; translated protein: MKTVVVFRHVPFEDLGTLGDTLHECGYQYHYIDTPITALATFDPLHADVLIVLGGPISANDETGYPFLSQELAIIRQRLAQQRPVLGICLGAQLMARALGARVAPMGVKEIGYGPIQLSSAPQAAVLAPLSDIPVLHWHGDRFEIPDSAIRLAGSQVCDNQAFSLGKHALGLQFHPEVSQTGLEGWLVGHACELELAGLSLGELRQQAAHASASLALAAQQVMTRWLDQLHT